The proteins below are encoded in one region of Aquisphaera giovannonii:
- the lysS gene encoding lysine--tRNA ligase produces MAEESRESLEAVRLEKLRRIAALGIDPWGQRFDDHQAIAAVRALPLPEVVEGAEPEAGPKVRIAGRIMLRRGQGKVVFLDVRDWTERIQVFVGKKQVGDAAWALVDLLDLGDIVGVDGHLGRTKTGELTVFAEGLTFLSKSLLPPPEKWHGLTDLEQRYRRRYVDLFTNPESLQTFLGRSKIISAFRRIMGEKGFAEVETPTMQAIAGGAAARPFVTHHNALDIDLFLRIAPELYLKRLLVGGMERVFEIGRVYRNEGISPKHNPEFTMLEAYQAYGDYHSMMDLTESLICGSIEAIGGGYRRPWGETTIDFTPPWPRRTYAELLAEHAGVDPADFATIKAKAEEVGLSTAGKDPDVVTSELFEEVVEDRLKGPVFVIDYPAAICPLTKRKASNPAVAERFELFVEGMELANAYTELNDPMLQEELFKSQLAGLPAEESMAKMDDDFVRALKHAMPPAGGLGIGIDRLCMILMNRQSIRDVILFPLMRPAASGGPAPGEAGAAPPA; encoded by the coding sequence ATGGCGGAAGAGTCGCGAGAGAGCCTGGAAGCCGTCCGGCTGGAGAAGTTGCGTCGAATCGCGGCGCTCGGGATCGATCCCTGGGGCCAGCGTTTCGACGACCACCAGGCCATCGCCGCGGTGCGCGCATTGCCGCTGCCGGAGGTCGTAGAGGGGGCCGAGCCGGAGGCCGGGCCCAAGGTCCGGATCGCCGGCCGGATCATGCTCCGCCGGGGACAGGGGAAGGTCGTCTTCCTGGACGTCCGCGACTGGACCGAGCGGATCCAGGTGTTCGTCGGCAAGAAGCAGGTGGGCGACGCCGCATGGGCGCTCGTGGACCTGCTGGACCTGGGCGACATCGTCGGCGTGGACGGCCACCTCGGGCGGACAAAGACGGGCGAGCTGACCGTCTTCGCGGAGGGGCTGACGTTCCTGTCCAAGAGCCTCCTGCCGCCGCCGGAGAAGTGGCACGGGCTCACCGACCTGGAGCAGCGCTACCGCCGGCGCTACGTGGACCTGTTCACGAATCCGGAATCGCTCCAGACCTTCCTGGGCCGCTCCAAGATCATCTCGGCCTTCCGACGGATCATGGGTGAGAAGGGCTTCGCCGAGGTCGAGACGCCCACGATGCAGGCCATCGCCGGCGGTGCGGCGGCCCGCCCGTTCGTGACCCATCACAACGCGCTCGACATCGACCTGTTCCTGCGGATCGCCCCCGAACTGTACCTGAAGCGGCTGCTGGTCGGCGGCATGGAGCGGGTCTTCGAGATCGGCCGCGTCTACCGGAACGAGGGCATCAGCCCTAAGCATAATCCCGAATTCACGATGCTGGAGGCCTACCAGGCCTACGGCGACTACCACTCCATGATGGACCTCACCGAGTCCTTGATCTGCGGCTCGATCGAGGCCATCGGCGGCGGATACCGGCGCCCATGGGGCGAGACCACCATCGACTTCACGCCCCCCTGGCCGAGGCGGACGTATGCCGAATTGCTGGCCGAGCACGCGGGCGTGGACCCGGCGGACTTCGCCACGATCAAGGCGAAGGCCGAGGAGGTCGGGCTGTCGACCGCCGGCAAGGACCCGGATGTCGTCACGAGCGAGTTGTTCGAGGAGGTCGTCGAGGACCGCCTGAAGGGCCCGGTCTTCGTCATCGACTACCCGGCGGCGATCTGCCCGCTGACGAAGCGGAAGGCGTCCAATCCGGCCGTGGCCGAGCGATTCGAGCTGTTCGTCGAGGGCATGGAGCTGGCGAACGCCTACACCGAGCTGAACGACCCGATGCTCCAGGAGGAGCTCTTCAAGAGCCAGCTCGCGGGCCTGCCGGCGGAGGAGTCCATGGCCAAGATGGACGACGACTTCGTCCGGGCCCTCAAGCACGCCATGCCCCCGGCCGGCGGCCTCGGCATCGGCATCGACCGGCTCTGCATGATCCTGATGAACCGCCAGAGCATCCGCGACGTGATCCTGTTCCCGCTCATGCGTCCCGCAGCCTCCGGCGGACCGGCGCCGGGCGAGGCCGGCGCGGCGCCGCCGGCCTGA